The following are encoded together in the Zingiber officinale cultivar Zhangliang chromosome 8A, Zo_v1.1, whole genome shotgun sequence genome:
- the LOC122012665 gene encoding cold-responsive protein kinase 1-like isoform X1, with the protein MRRKKFFTSIAKSLFGGRNKVAAAKEEDELEKIAAKEEKVFQYETLVAATHNFSPKEKLGEGGFGPVFKGQLADGRIVAVKRLGRGSRQGAREFQNEALLLSRVQHKNIVSLYGYCTHGEEMLLVYEYVPNESLDKLLFSRGEEGGQWRRKSTELDWQRRFQVMMGVARGLLYLHESAHTTIIHRDIKASNILLDERWVPKIADFGMARLFPEDQTHVHTRIAGTNGYMAPEYVMHGKLTAKADVFSFGVILLELVSGRKNNAFNLLPDPDANSLLEWAWKLYRKGRSVEMMDPALQPTADEEQVAFCVQVGLLCTQSDPKLRPDMKRVLIVLSKKPTALEEPMRPGVPGSRYARTSHSATGGSRTSAGESSFVSASTSVSASSSTAPSTSVSTAPSTSSSTVPSTSSSTVPSTSSSTASSNTRMRHGSHQKQNRLRRH; encoded by the exons ATGAGACGCAAGAAGTTCTTTACCAGCATCGCGAAGTCCCTTTTCGGAGGTAGAAACAAAG TTGCAGCGGCGAAGGAGGAGGATGAATTGGAGAAAATCGCGGCCAAGGAGGAGAAGGTGTTCCAGTACGAGACGCTGGTGGCCGCCACACACAACTTTAGCCCCAAGGAGAAGCTGGGCGAAGGAGGGTTCGGCCCCGTCTTCAAG GGGCAGCTGGCGGACGGGCGGATTGTGGCGGTGAAGCGGCTGGGGAGGGGATCGCGGCAGGGGGCGAGGGAGTTCCAGAACGAGGCGCTGCTGCTGTCGCGGGTGCAGCACAAGAACATTGTGAGCCTATACGGTTACTGCACCCACGGCGAGGAAATGCTCCTCGTCTACGAGTACGTCCCCAACGAGAGCCTCGACAAGCTCCTCTTCTCCC gaggagaagagggaggtCAGTGGAGGAGGAAGTCGACGGAATTGGACTGGCAGCGGCGGTTCCAGGTGATGATGGGGGTGGCGCGGGGGCTTCTGTACCTGCACGAATCGGCGCACACCACAATCATCCACCGCGACATCAAGGCCAGCAACATCCTGCTAGACGAACGGTGGGTGCCCAAGATCGCCGACTTCGGCATGGCGCGGCTGTTCCCGGAAGACCAGACACACGTCCACACCCGCATCGCCGGCACCAACGGCTACATGGCCCCGGAGTACGTCATGCACGGCAAACTCACTGCCAAGGCTGACGTCTTCAGCTTCGGTGTCATCCTCCTCGAGCTCGTCTCTGGCCGCAAGAACAACGCCTTCAACCTGCTCCCCGACCCCGATGCCAACTCCCTCCTCGAATGG GCATGGAAGCTTTACAGGAAGGGGCGTAGTGTGGAGATGATGGATCCTGCCCTGCAGCCCACCGCAGACGAGGAGCAGGTGGCGTTTTGCGTGCAGGTGGGTCTCCTCTGCACGCAGTCCGACCCCAAGCTGCGGCCTGACATGAAGCGAGTTCTCATCGTCTTGTCGAAGAAACCGACGGCGTTGGAGGAGCCGATGAGGCCCGGGGTTCCGGGATCCCGCTACGCAAGAACATCGCACTCGGCCACCGGCGGCTCCCGCACTTCCGCTGGCGAATCTTCCTTCGTCTCCGCCTCCACCTCTGTCTCTGCATCGTCGTCCACTGCACCCTCGACGTCGGTCTCCACAGCTCCGTCGACATCGTCCTCCACAGTTCCGTCGACGTCGTCCTCCACAGTTCCGTCGACATCGTCCTCCACCGCCTCTTCGAACACCCGCATGCGCCATGGGTCGCATCAGAAGCAGAACCGCCTACGACGGCACTAG
- the LOC122010550 gene encoding protein WEAK CHLOROPLAST MOVEMENT UNDER BLUE LIGHT-like 2 gives MLEAEANPHMMVEIYKSARSNREDEMIRGHIDTAAPFESVKAAINKFGGVVHREAKAIPAAERQKTIQLEFEKVQEEILEHRKEYEVVEETKAQVVKKLDDAKRYIEELKLSLEKSESSERKAKEEAEIADVRLRQQHREIVSCASVGKLEVAKELIDADLASAKEELELMMRAKRLVSESNEMEVRTNKELLELAQSAHLEVEEQDFQVEQDKLNWEKELKRVENELQQFNELQLRQTSELESRLDKVSAALSEKKAELTSFKELHEARVDIEEAKKRVVDLKATVFSLSAELETEKRFLKSLREKEGLAIASVSSLEAELEAIETKLEQAMAHDSSDRVTLSIEEYFKLSQKANEAEEMARRRTISAIEQLKEAKESKARRLQELEEANKKILIQKKTLNATLEEIEKTNEAKLNLEQELRRPRGQERMATSGVARSLSAVSDPGVLLDQEFRVVEADEARTRRSNNFKAAGWARKRSKSLLPKIFNFWG, from the exons ATGCTCGAGGCAGAAGCTAATCCCCATATGATGGTGGAGATTTACAAGTCAGCCCGGAGCAATAGAGag GATGAAATGATCCGAGGGCATATTGACACTGCTGCACCATTTGAGTCAGTTAAGGCAGCGATCAATAAGTTTGGTGGTGTTGTTCATCGTGAGGCTAAAGCAATTCCAGCTGCAGAG AGGCAGAAAACTATACAACTTGAATTTGAGAAAGTACAAGAAGAAATTCTAGAGCACAGAAAAGAATATGAAGTTGTAGAAGAAACCAAAGCACAAGTGGTGAAGAAGCTAGATGATGCAAAGAGATATATCGAAGAGCTGAAGTTAAGCTTGGAGAAATCAGAAAGTTCGGAGAGAAAGGCCAAGGAGGAAGCTGAGATTGCAGATGTGAGACTGAGACAACAGCATCGAGAAATCGTGAGCTGCGCAAGTGTTGGAAAATTGGAGGTTGCCAAAGAACTCATTGATGCAGATTTAGCATCAGCAAAGGAAGAGCTAGAACTGATGATGAGGGCTAAAAGGTTGGTTTCTGAATCAAATGAGATGGAGGTGAGAACCAACAAGGAATTGCTTGAGCTGGCTCAATCTGCACATCTTGAAGTTGAGGAACAAGATTTTCAAGTTGAGCAGGACAAGTTAAACTGGGAGAAGGAATTGAAGCGAGTGGAGAATGAGTTGCAACAGTTCAATGAGTTGCAACTCCGGCAAACAAGTGAGCTGGAATCAAGACTAGACAAAGTTTCTGCCGCACTCTCTGAGAAGAAAGCTGAATTGACTTCATTCAAAGAATTACATGAGGCGAGGGTTGACATTGAGGAAGCAAAAAAACGAGTCGTCGATCTTAAAGCTACGGTTTTTTCACTCTCTGCCGAGTTGGAGACGGAGAAGAGATTCCTTAAAAGCTTGAGAGAAAAGGAAGGTTTGGCTATTGCCTCTGTGTCATCTCTTGAAGCTGAACTTGAGGCCATAGAAACCAAACTAGAACAGGCTATGGCACATGATTCATCCGATAGAGTCACCTTGTCGATAGAAGAGTATTTCAAACTTAGCCAGAAAGCGAACGAAGCGGAAGAGATGGCGAGAAGAAGGACCATCTCTGCCATTGAGCAACTCAAAGAAGCCAAGGAATCCAAAGCGAGGAGGTTGCAGGAGCTGGAGGAAGCAAATAAGAAGATCCTAATACAGAAGAAGACATTGAATGCTACATTGGAAGAGATAGAGAAGACGAACGAAGCTAAACTCAACCTGGAGCAAGAGCTGAGGAGGCCGAGAGGGCAGGAGAGGATGGCGACGAGTGGCGTTGCAAGGAGTTTATCTGCGGTATCGGATCCCGGTGTCTTGTTGGATCAAGAATTCCGTGTTGTCGAAGCGGATGAAGCACGCACGAGGAGGTCGAACAACTTCAAAGCAGCTGGATGGGCGAGGAAGAGGAGCAAATCACTGCTTCCGAAGATTTTCAATTTTTGGGGATAA
- the LOC122012666 gene encoding uncharacterized protein LOC122012666 gives MFTFQASHLALLCQTNTSAICIMSHKFYCMTMRMNIDCNGCYRRIKRALMQMQELESHLVEKQHCRVRVCGTFIPQDIAIQLRKKINRRVEIMEIKEVEVTNDGAVALKQL, from the exons ATGTTCACTTTTCAAGCATCTCATCTCGCACTCCTCTGCCAAACAAATACATCTGCTATCTGCATCATGTCACACAAG TTTTACTGCATGACTATGAGGATGAATATCGATTGCAATGGCTGCTACAGGAGGATCAAGCGAGCTTTGATGCAGATGCAAG AGTTGGAGAGCCATTTGGTGGAGAAGCAGCACTGCAGGGTAAGAGTGTGCGGAACCTTCATCCCCCAAGATATTGCAATTCAATTAAGGAAGAAGATTAATCGACGAGTTGAGATCATGGAGATCAAGGAAGTGGAGGTTACCAACGATGGAGCTGTAGCTCTGAAGCAACTGTAA
- the LOC122012665 gene encoding cysteine-rich receptor-like protein kinase 10 isoform X2 encodes MRRKKFFTSIAKSLFGGRNKAAKEEDELEKIAAKEEKVFQYETLVAATHNFSPKEKLGEGGFGPVFKGQLADGRIVAVKRLGRGSRQGAREFQNEALLLSRVQHKNIVSLYGYCTHGEEMLLVYEYVPNESLDKLLFSRGEEGGQWRRKSTELDWQRRFQVMMGVARGLLYLHESAHTTIIHRDIKASNILLDERWVPKIADFGMARLFPEDQTHVHTRIAGTNGYMAPEYVMHGKLTAKADVFSFGVILLELVSGRKNNAFNLLPDPDANSLLEWAWKLYRKGRSVEMMDPALQPTADEEQVAFCVQVGLLCTQSDPKLRPDMKRVLIVLSKKPTALEEPMRPGVPGSRYARTSHSATGGSRTSAGESSFVSASTSVSASSSTAPSTSVSTAPSTSSSTVPSTSSSTVPSTSSSTASSNTRMRHGSHQKQNRLRRH; translated from the exons ATGAGACGCAAGAAGTTCTTTACCAGCATCGCGAAGTCCCTTTTCGGAGGTAGAAACAAAG CGGCGAAGGAGGAGGATGAATTGGAGAAAATCGCGGCCAAGGAGGAGAAGGTGTTCCAGTACGAGACGCTGGTGGCCGCCACACACAACTTTAGCCCCAAGGAGAAGCTGGGCGAAGGAGGGTTCGGCCCCGTCTTCAAG GGGCAGCTGGCGGACGGGCGGATTGTGGCGGTGAAGCGGCTGGGGAGGGGATCGCGGCAGGGGGCGAGGGAGTTCCAGAACGAGGCGCTGCTGCTGTCGCGGGTGCAGCACAAGAACATTGTGAGCCTATACGGTTACTGCACCCACGGCGAGGAAATGCTCCTCGTCTACGAGTACGTCCCCAACGAGAGCCTCGACAAGCTCCTCTTCTCCC gaggagaagagggaggtCAGTGGAGGAGGAAGTCGACGGAATTGGACTGGCAGCGGCGGTTCCAGGTGATGATGGGGGTGGCGCGGGGGCTTCTGTACCTGCACGAATCGGCGCACACCACAATCATCCACCGCGACATCAAGGCCAGCAACATCCTGCTAGACGAACGGTGGGTGCCCAAGATCGCCGACTTCGGCATGGCGCGGCTGTTCCCGGAAGACCAGACACACGTCCACACCCGCATCGCCGGCACCAACGGCTACATGGCCCCGGAGTACGTCATGCACGGCAAACTCACTGCCAAGGCTGACGTCTTCAGCTTCGGTGTCATCCTCCTCGAGCTCGTCTCTGGCCGCAAGAACAACGCCTTCAACCTGCTCCCCGACCCCGATGCCAACTCCCTCCTCGAATGG GCATGGAAGCTTTACAGGAAGGGGCGTAGTGTGGAGATGATGGATCCTGCCCTGCAGCCCACCGCAGACGAGGAGCAGGTGGCGTTTTGCGTGCAGGTGGGTCTCCTCTGCACGCAGTCCGACCCCAAGCTGCGGCCTGACATGAAGCGAGTTCTCATCGTCTTGTCGAAGAAACCGACGGCGTTGGAGGAGCCGATGAGGCCCGGGGTTCCGGGATCCCGCTACGCAAGAACATCGCACTCGGCCACCGGCGGCTCCCGCACTTCCGCTGGCGAATCTTCCTTCGTCTCCGCCTCCACCTCTGTCTCTGCATCGTCGTCCACTGCACCCTCGACGTCGGTCTCCACAGCTCCGTCGACATCGTCCTCCACAGTTCCGTCGACGTCGTCCTCCACAGTTCCGTCGACATCGTCCTCCACCGCCTCTTCGAACACCCGCATGCGCCATGGGTCGCATCAGAAGCAGAACCGCCTACGACGGCACTAG